Genomic window (Deltaproteobacteria bacterium):
TTGCCACGTTGTGGGTGGTCGCCGTGTTGCCCACCCAGGTGCTCGCCGTACCCGCCGTCCCGGCCCCGGTCGTGGTGTCGTGGCAGTCGTGGTTGAAGCTCCCCGAGACCTCGTTGTCCTCGACCGTGTTGCCGCCGTTCGCGCCCATCGCCATGAAGTCGACGATCCGGATGCCGTCGCCGGCGCCGTCCTGACCGCTGTCCGTCACGGTGTTCTTCACGATGGTCGAAGCCACGAGCGCGGACTCGCCGGCGCCCGAGTCGACCGCGATCCCGTGTGATCCGGCTTTGTCGATGACGTTCTTGGTCACCGTTACGCCCGTGCTCGCGCCGCCCGGCGGGAAGCCCGGGAAGAACTGGGTGTTGAAGCGAATGGCGCGGGTCCCGGCGTTCGTCACCGTGTTCCCGGTGATCACGAGATTGGTGTTCTTGCCGCCGACGAAGACCGCGGTGCCGGTCGTCCCATCGCTGTTGACCTTGTTCTTGGAGAACGACGAGTCGAGGGTGCCAAGGATCACCGCGAAGGTCACGTCGGATTCGGACCGATTGCCGGTGATCTTGATGCGGTCGTTCGTGGCGGCCGACAGCTGATCCATGATGATGCCCGCCGCGACGTTGCTCTTGAAGAAGTAGTTCTTCGCGATCGACGCGTCCCGCAGGCCGTAGCCCGTGCGGACGCCGGTGCCGTTCTGGTGGAAGCAATTGCCCTTGACCGAGCTCTTCGATCCGACGGCCGAGTGGAAGTACACGCCGTTGGCGTTCGACGTGAAGACGCTGTTCTTGAGCGAGAACTTCACGTTGGCGGGGTCGGTGCGGACCGCCGTCTCACCGGCGCCGGTGAAGACCATGCCTTGGATGGTGACGGCGTCCGCGAGGACGTCGATGCCGATGCCGCCGAGGCCGGGAACCCCCGGAGGCGTGAAGATGCTGTGCAGGGTCGGGTCGAGGGGGGCCAGGGTGTTGCAGGTCTTCGGCTTCGGAGCCTTGCCGAAGATCTTGAGCGGCACGCTGATCGTGACCTGCCCGCCGTAGGAGCCCGGGCACACCTTGATCTTGTCGCCGGCGGCCGCGGCGGCCACGGCCGCCTGGAGGGTGGGGTAGGCGCCCGGGCACTGCACGCCGTCGTCGTCGACCTTGAGCGTGGCGGCCGCAGCGGGAGACACGGCGAGCGCGGTGACAATCGCGGCGGCGACGGCAACGGTCGCGCCGATTGATCGGAAGATCATGTGGAGTCCTTTCGGTGTCGTAGGATTGGCGGGCCGGGTAGGCGGCACTTGCCCTTGCCTGGGAGCTAGCCGATCTTGCGAACGGACGTCAAGGAAATTTCTTCCGGAATTTCTTCCGACGCCGGCGCGAGACCCCGGTCCGGGTCGACGCAGCCACGCGGTCGCGCGGCGATCCGCGCCGCCCGCGCTCAGCCGCGGATCGCGAGGACGACCTTGCCGAAGTTCCGGTTGGCAGCCACGTAGTCATGCGCGGCTGCGGCATCTGCGATAGGGTAGGACCGGTCGACGATCGGCCGCAACGCGCCGTTCGCGAACAGGGGCCACACGTCGGTCCGGAACGCGTCGGTGATGGCGACCTTCTCGGCGAGCGAGCGCGTCCGGAGCACCGAGCCGACGATGCGCAGGCGCCGCGACACGAGGAGCCCGAGGTTCACCTCCGCCCTGGTGCCGCCCATGAGCCCGATGACGACGAGGCGGCCTCGCGACCGGAGGCTCGCCACGTTGCCCTCGAGGTACGATCCGCCGACGCAGTCGAGGATCACGTCGACGCCTTCCTTGCCGGTGAGCGCGGCGACCCGCTCGGGGAAGCTCTCGGTCTTGTAGTTGATGCCGGCCTCGGCGCCGAGTTCCAGGCAACGCGCGATCTTGTCGTCGCTGCCGGCGGTCACGTACACGACGCCACCGCGTGCCTTCACGAGCTGGATCGCCGCCGTGCCGACGCCGCTCGCTCCGGCGTGGATGAGCACGCGCTCGCCCGGCGCCAGGCTCGCCTCCTGCACGATGTTCACGAAGGCGGTGTAGAACGCCTCCGGAATCGCCGCCGCCCGCACGAAGTCCATTGCGTCCGGGATCGGCAGCGCCATCGCCTCGTGGACGACGACCTGCTCGGCGTAGCCGCCGCCCGCGAGCAGACAGCACACGCGATCTCCGACGCGGACGCGCGTGACGGCGGAGCCGGCCGCGGCGACCACACCCGCGGCCTCGAGCCCGAGGACCTCCGACTCGCCGGCCGGCGGCGGATAGAAGCCGCGGCGCTGCAGCAGGTCGGCGCGATTGACCGCGCTCGCGTGGACGTCGACGAGGACCTCGTTCGCACCGGGACTCGGCGACGGCGCGTCGCCCCACGCCATGTTCCCGGAGCCGTCGGCCGCGACCAGGATCGCCTTCATGATCGTCCGCGCGTCACGCGTAGTGGCTGCGCCGCTTCAGCGCCTGCTCCAGCTCGAGGTAGAAGATCTCGATCTTCTCGACCCGGCCGTCCTTCTTGCGGAACTTGTGGCCGCGCAGCGTCGAGGCCAGGACGCCGAGGTCGGGCCGCCCGGGGAAGTCGCGCTTCTCGCGGATCTCGGTCGCGGCGAACACGGTGTCGCCCGCGAAGATCGGCGCCGTGTGCTTGCCGGTCACGTAGCGCACGTCGGCGAGCGCGTTGTCGGCGATGTCGGCCGACGCGATGCCGAGGCAGAGATTGAACGGCAGGCCGCCGAACACGATGAGCTGCCCGCCGACGTACTTGTCGGGGTTCTCCGTGACCATCCACTGGTTGCAGTGCACCTGCGAGGTGTTGTCGAGGATGCCGGTCAGCATGATGTGATCGGTCGTGACGACGCGGCCGCGCGTGTGCTCGTAGACGTCCCCGACGGCGAAGTCCTCGAAATACGTGTCGGGGCTCGAAAAGTGCGTGAGCTCTTTCCGGCTCGGGTCGTAGGCGGGGATGGTGAGGCCGGCCTGGACGTCGCGCGGCGCCGCCTCACCCGTCGCGAGCGTGGCGTTCGCGTCCTTCTTCCAGACCTGCACCTTGCGCTGGAACGTCAGCACGACCTCGCCGTTCTGGTTGCGCCCCGTGGTCTGCACGTGCACGACGCCGAGCGTCGGGTCCTTCGACGAGCCCTTCACGCCGAGCACGAGGGTCTCCGCTTCGAGCGTGTCGCCGACGCACACCGGCACGCCGAAGCGCATGTCGATGTACTCGAGGTTGGCGCGCGCGTTCTCGGAGACGTCCTCGACGCTCTGGCTGAAGACGACCGCCATGACGATGCCCGGCGGCACGACCAGGTCGCGGTAGCCGTAGGCTCGCGCGTAGCGCCGGCTCTTGGCGAGCGGATTCGCGGTCATCGAGAAGTCGGTGAAGATCGCGAAGAGCCCCTCGGTGATGGTCTTGCCGCCCTTGTGGCGGAGCAGCGATCCCGGCTCGAAGTCTTCCAGGAAGTGACCGTGTTGTTTGCGGATGATGGCCATGGGGCCGTTTCTCTATGGGCCGGTCTTCCGAGCGTCAACCGCGCTGGCTCGAGGGGCGCGCGTGGTCTAATGCACCCGCCATGGCCAAGGAATTCGAGCTCACGGACGAGATGCGG
Coding sequences:
- a CDS encoding MaoC family dehydratase, with the protein product MAIIRKQHGHFLEDFEPGSLLRHKGGKTITEGLFAIFTDFSMTANPLAKSRRYARAYGYRDLVVPPGIVMAVVFSQSVEDVSENARANLEYIDMRFGVPVCVGDTLEAETLVLGVKGSSKDPTLGVVHVQTTGRNQNGEVVLTFQRKVQVWKKDANATLATGEAAPRDVQAGLTIPAYDPSRKELTHFSSPDTYFEDFAVGDVYEHTRGRVVTTDHIMLTGILDNTSQVHCNQWMVTENPDKYVGGQLIVFGGLPFNLCLGIASADIADNALADVRYVTGKHTAPIFAGDTVFAATEIREKRDFPGRPDLGVLASTLRGHKFRKKDGRVEKIEIFYLELEQALKRRSHYA
- a CDS encoding right-handed parallel beta-helix repeat-containing protein, translated to MIFRSIGATVAVAAAIVTALAVSPAAAATLKVDDDGVQCPGAYPTLQAAVAAAAAGDKIKVCPGSYGGQVTISVPLKIFGKAPKPKTCNTLAPLDPTLHSIFTPPGVPGLGGIGIDVLADAVTIQGMVFTGAGETAVRTDPANVKFSLKNSVFTSNANGVYFHSAVGSKSSVKGNCFHQNGTGVRTGYGLRDASIAKNYFFKSNVAAGIIMDQLSAATNDRIKITGNRSESDVTFAVILGTLDSSFSKNKVNSDGTTGTAVFVGGKNTNLVITGNTVTNAGTRAIRFNTQFFPGFPPGGASTGVTVTKNVIDKAGSHGIAVDSGAGESALVASTIVKNTVTDSGQDGAGDGIRIVDFMAMGANGGNTVEDNEVSGSFNHDCHDTTTGAGTAGTASTWVGNTATTHNVANLCFTGAANGVAD
- a CDS encoding NAD(P)H-quinone oxidoreductase, whose amino-acid sequence is MKAILVAADGSGNMAWGDAPSPSPGANEVLVDVHASAVNRADLLQRRGFYPPPAGESEVLGLEAAGVVAAAGSAVTRVRVGDRVCCLLAGGGYAEQVVVHEAMALPIPDAMDFVRAAAIPEAFYTAFVNIVQEASLAPGERVLIHAGASGVGTAAIQLVKARGGVVYVTAGSDDKIARCLELGAEAGINYKTESFPERVAALTGKEGVDVILDCVGGSYLEGNVASLRSRGRLVVIGLMGGTRAEVNLGLLVSRRLRIVGSVLRTRSLAEKVAITDAFRTDVWPLFANGALRPIVDRSYPIADAAAAHDYVAANRNFGKVVLAIRG